A region of Solanum dulcamara chromosome 7, daSolDulc1.2, whole genome shotgun sequence DNA encodes the following proteins:
- the LOC129894384 gene encoding probable NADH dehydrogenase [ubiquinone] 1 alpha subcomplex subunit 5, mitochondrial — protein sequence MFLRRIARPLMMMAKVKETTGIVGLDVVPNAREVLINLYRKTLEEIKAVPEDEGYRKAVESFTRHRLSVCQEEANSEMIEKRLGCGQVEELIEEAQDELKLIGHMNEWKPWGIPDDYECEVIENDAPVPKHVPLHRPGPLPEEFYKTLEAVTSGKLETSKKDEPAIASGESQSK from the exons ATGTTTCTCCGAAGAATAGCGAGGCCATTGATGATGATGGCGAAAGTGAAGGAGACGACGGGGATCGTAGGTCTTGATGTAGTGCCAAATGCGAGGGAAGTTCTGATAAATCTTTACAGGAAAACCCTGGAGGAGATCAAGGCTGTGCCGGAGGACGAGGGATACCGGAAAGCCGTGGAAAGCTTCACGCGCCACCGTCTCAGTGTCTGTCAGGAGGAAGCAAATTCGGAAATGATCGAGAAGCGGCTTGGTTGTGGCCAGGTTGAAGAGTTAATTGAGGAAGCTCAAGATGAGCTTAAGCTCATCGGCCACATGAACG AGTGGAAACCTTGGGGTATTCCCGATGATTATGAGTGTGAAGTTATAGAAAATGATGCTCCAGTACCCAAGCACGTTCCCCTTCATCGTCCTGGTCCTCTTCCTGAGGAGTTTTATAAGACACTAGAGGCTGTCACTTCTGGCAAATTGGAGACTTCAAAGAAAGATGAACCTGCAATTGCATCAGGTGAATCACAATCAAAGTAG